The nucleotide window GATGTGGCGCACCGACCTGCCGGATGGCTTTGCTGGCTAGCAGGTTGGCAATACCCGGACTAGCGCCCATGCCGACAATTGCGGTGACGTTGGCGGCCTGCGCTCTGTCGTTTAGCCCCAGCATCGCCAAGGTGGGCTCCGGATCATCGCAGATGTCGATATAGTGGCAGCCGGCTGCGATGGCACATTCCAGCACCGTCGTGCCGAACAGGTAGTAGGGCCCGATCGTGGAGACCACAACGTCATAGCCTTTTAAGATTTCGGTGAGGGCCACGGAATTGCGGGCGTCGACCGCTACAGCGTCAATGTTCGGTTTGGCAAGGCGGGCCACATAGCGCTGCGCCTCTTCGACGTTCATGTCAGCCACGGTGAGCCTGGAAAAGGCTTTTAGCTGGATCGCAGTCTCGACAAAATGCCTGCCCATCAGGCCGCACCCTCCTAAAGCGATAACCTTCATGGCAGTGCTCCTGTCAGCGTGCGTGATTGGTGTGCGGCAAGCTTTGTCGGCAGAATTGGCGCTGACGGGGCGGAAGTCTCTGTCCAGTCAGCTTGGCGGAAATGCTCGACTAGGCGCTGAGTCAGCGACGGCAACAGCGCTGCGGGGAAGTCATGCCCCATGCCAGCGATGCTTTCAAACACCGCGCCGGGAATGTGCTCTGCTGTACTGCGTCCAGCTTCGACCGGTACAAGAGGATCGTCCCGGCCATGCAGCACGAGACTCGGCTTGTCGATCAAGGGCAGTAGCGGTATGCGCGAACCCGAAGCCAGGATCGCGGCAAACTGTCTTTCAGTGCCACCAGCTGCCGGTGCATTACGCTCGAGGTCATTGCGCACTTGCTCGCGCAGCAGTTCGTGCGTCGTCGGGTAGCGCGGGCTGGAAATTAGCTCCCAGATGCGTACACCGTGCTCGATCTCGTCCCGCAGTGAGGGGTTCCGTGGCGGATTTAGAAGTAGCTTGAGTACATCAGCGCGCGCCTTGGGCAGGCGGTGATCGCCTGAGCTCGACATAATCGATGTCAGCGAACGGACCGCAAACGGAAAACGCGCAGCAACGATCTGGGAAATCATGCCGCCCATCGAGGCGCCCACCAAGTGAACCGGTCCGGAATCGAGACTGTCAATCAATCCCACTGTGTCATGCGCCATCTCGTCCAGCGAATAGGGCGCGTGGCTGCGCAGGCCGAACTGTGCGTTCAGATAGTGCCAGGCCATGCGTGGTACGCCCCTCATGCGGCTGGACTTGCCAATGTCGCGGTTGTCGAAACGGATCACGCGGTAGCCTGCCTGCACGATGGTCCGGACCAATGCGTCGGGCCAGCCAGTCAGTTGCTGGCCAAGACCATGCACCAGCAGTACTGGCGTCGCGTGGACGGGGCCGTGACTCTCATAAGCCAGCGTTACGCGGCCGATGCTGGCAAATCTCAGAGGGGGCTTCAATAGAGTTCTCCGCGATAGGTGAGGAAAATTTCTCAAGTGAGTAGATCATAACGGTTATTATGTTGGTGTGCATAGGTAATTACGAGAAGACGCGGTCCGTCTTGCCGATGTTGGGATTCAAGGCGCAGTGGAACAGAAAGCTGGCTTAGCGCCGCTTGTCAGATCGTTTGCGCAGCGCTGACGCCACAGATCGCGTCGAGTTGGAAGCGTGCCAGGGGGGCTGCTCGATAAGCCCGCAAGTAAGCGAGTAACGCTGGTGTGCTCCTCGCGCGTATGGCTCGCGGTGAATCGCTCGCCGTTCGAGTCAGGTTGAGGGCCGCCGCTTCGCTCCAGCTAGTGATACGCCGTGAGCAAGGCAGCAAGGCGGTGCCCGTCGTCCTAAAAAAAATACCGCAATACCGCCGCCATGCTTATATTCATGTAGCTATGGCGGCATCGCGTCCATTGCACTCATCGCCGTCATCAATCTCGCCATGTCCGCGAAGCAGGCGACGTGACGCGAGTCGCGGCGGCAAAGATCAGAGCTTGCAGCAGCCATGATCGATGGACTTGCTGTCTTCGACGCTGCTCTGATCACGCCCGGACGGTAAGTCCATCGTCGGGTTGGCCGAGAAGACGTTGTTCGGTTTCAGCATGAAACCGGCGTACTCGACCGGCATAATCGGGAAGTCCTCTGGTTTGCATACGTGGGTGTGGTCGAAGCTGTGCCACGACGCCAGATCTTTATTCTCGACGTTGCGTTTCGCCTCGATATAGCGCGGCAAGCCGGCGCCGCCCGAGTGCTGGTTCGGATAGTCGCCGCTCGCGTAACGCTCGGCCGGATCGAATGGAGTGACCCACACGTGGCGCGTCGCGAAGCCGCCGCGTTGGCGTACCTTCGAACGCTCGTCGGCAAGCATCAACCGGGAGTCGTTCACGATCAGCTTGTAGTCCAGGTTTGCACCAACTGCGTTCTTTACGTTCGGGTTGGTGACCTTCCAGTAACGGTCGGTGGTACCGGTGGTTCGTGCTCGGATCGGAATAGGCACGCACATCTCCGTCACGTTGGCGCGGTAGACGATCGACCGCACGTTCTTGCCGTCGTCCCATGAAAGTTGATGCAGCACCAACCCATCACCTAGCGTAAAGCCGACGCGGAAGATCCAGTTTTGCCAGCTCACATACCAGCCGTCAATGTTGAAGCTCGGACCCTCCGGCTGTTTGATCGACAAGGGCTTGAGCGTGGTGCGCGGCTCGCCGAGGCCCGGCGTGTCGTAGTTGTGCTTCTGGCGTGGAATCGGAATGATGCGTCCGTCGTCGACCAGTTCGATCACTTTCTTCTCCGGCAGATCGACCACCGCGACCCGCCTTCAATCGGATGAGCGTAATCAATGTCAATCGCGGTCTCTCGGTAGTAACTCACGCACCGCACGAGGCGGCGGCCATTCTCGTTCGTAGGAACCCAATAACATTTTCGCCCTTGCTCACGGCGCTAAATGAACGATAAAGTGCGCCGGGAGGGAAGACACGCAGCAAGACAAAAGAGGAGACAGACAGAATGAAAAAAGTTACGCTCAACGGCAGTTTCCCGATGCTTCGCGCTGCCGTGATGGGACCGGTCGTGCGCGCGCTCGATGCCTCGGGAACGGATTGCGATGTGCTGCTCGCCGAGTTCGGTATGAGCCGGCGGTTGCTGTCCAATCCGTATGAAATCCTGCCGCTGACGCGCTGCGTCGCTGCTTTCGAACGCGCGGCCGAGGTGCTTGATGAATCGGCGCTCGGCTTGCGATTGGGCAGCGAATTGCAATTGACGGAGCTCGGGCCTGCGGGTCTCGTGTTTCTATCGTCGCCGACCTTGCAGGCGGCGCTGCGCAAGTTCAGGCGGGCGTTTGCGTCGTGGCAGAACGCCACGATCAGTGAACTGCTGTGCGACGGAAAATGGCCGACATGGACCTACCAGATCGCCGATCCTAACATCTGGCCGCGCCGGCAGGACGCGGAATACAGTCTCTCGATGATGTGCAATATGCTCCGGTGCGTGTGCGGCGCCGCATGGAATCCAGTCGAAGTGCAATTCGAACACGCAGCGCCCGCCGATCTCAAACCTTATGCCCGTCATTTCCGCGCACCGGTTCGCTTCCAACAGTCTTTTAACAGTGTGGTTCTGCGTCCACAAGATCTCGACGCATCGCTCAAGAGTGCCGATACACAAATGGTGCGCATGATGGAACGCCATGCCACAGATCTGATCTCGCGTGATGCGATGCCGCACAGCCTTGTCGAGCAGGTACGCGATCTGGTGACCCGGCGGCTTGCACATGAAAAGTTGGTCGTCGGCGACATTGCGAAAGATCTCGGACTGTCGGATCGCTCGTTGCAACGGCATCTCGCGTTCGAGGGGACATCGGTACGGCGGATCGTGCGCGAAGAGCGGCAGCGCAGTGTCGAAGGACTGCGGAAGCGCGAGGGGCTTACCAATGCGGCGATTGCACGAGCGGTCGGCTACGCCGATGCGACGGTACTCTGGCGTGCCAAGCGCAACTGGAAAAAGCAATAAATCGCTGCGGCGCGGCAATCACTTTCAATCCGAGAGATGACTCGGCGATTCCGCTTCGCACCCTAAAAACTTCCGTTTCCAAAGCATTCCCTGCAAACACGGCGCTTCCGCGTTGTCGTCCGCACTGGCGCGAGTTATCGAAGAATTGGCGCGGTTCGCGGAATCCTTTTATTTTTTTAGCTGCCTACCATGCGCTCACACCGAAGTATCGAACGTCGGTCAACCACGCGCCGGACCAGCATTTCCGCGGGTTAGGCGAATTCCAGGCTAGCCAACAAAATAGAGGCAGTGATGAATGAACCTTACTCTCCGACCCATCTGGTGGACGCGGAGAACCCTGCGGAACTGAAGGGCAATACGCTGGGCTTATGGCAGATCGTGTTCCTTGTGATTTCCGCTGCGGCGCCTCTGAGCGGCATGCTCGGCGCGGTGCCACCGGCAATCAGTCGGGGCAACGGCGCGGGCATTCCGGGCGCGTTTGTGATTGCGGGGGTGGTGCTGCTG belongs to Burkholderia sp. GAS332 and includes:
- a CDS encoding Pimeloyl-ACP methyl ester carboxylesterase produces the protein MKPPLRFASIGRVTLAYESHGPVHATPVLLVHGLGQQLTGWPDALVRTIVQAGYRVIRFDNRDIGKSSRMRGVPRMAWHYLNAQFGLRSHAPYSLDEMAHDTVGLIDSLDSGPVHLVGASMGGMISQIVAARFPFAVRSLTSIMSSSGDHRLPKARADVLKLLLNPPRNPSLRDEIEHGVRIWELISSPRYPTTHELLREQVRNDLERNAPAAGGTERQFAAILASGSRIPLLPLIDKPSLVLHGRDDPLVPVEAGRSTAEHIPGAVFESIAGMGHDFPAALLPSLTQRLVEHFRQADWTETSAPSAPILPTKLAAHQSRTLTGALP
- a CDS encoding Copper amine oxidase, enzyme domain; amino-acid sequence: MVDLPEKKVIELVDDGRIIPIPRQKHNYDTPGLGEPRTTLKPLSIKQPEGPSFNIDGWYVSWQNWIFRVGFTLGDGLVLHQLSWDDGKNVRSIVYRANVTEMCVPIPIRARTTGTTDRYWKVTNPNVKNAVGANLDYKLIVNDSRLMLADERSKVRQRGGFATRHVWVTPFDPAERYASGDYPNQHSGGAGLPRYIEAKRNVENKDLASWHSFDHTHVCKPEDFPIMPVEYAGFMLKPNNVFSANPTMDLPSGRDQSSVEDSKSIDHGCCKL
- a CDS encoding AraC-type DNA-binding protein, with the translated sequence MKKVTLNGSFPMLRAAVMGPVVRALDASGTDCDVLLAEFGMSRRLLSNPYEILPLTRCVAAFERAAEVLDESALGLRLGSELQLTELGPAGLVFLSSPTLQAALRKFRRAFASWQNATISELLCDGKWPTWTYQIADPNIWPRRQDAEYSLSMMCNMLRCVCGAAWNPVEVQFEHAAPADLKPYARHFRAPVRFQQSFNSVVLRPQDLDASLKSADTQMVRMMERHATDLISRDAMPHSLVEQVRDLVTRRLAHEKLVVGDIAKDLGLSDRSLQRHLAFEGTSVRRIVREERQRSVEGLRKREGLTNAAIARAVGYADATVLWRAKRNWKKQ